A single window of Micrococcaceae bacterium Sec5.1 DNA harbors:
- a CDS encoding extracellular solute-binding protein, translating into MKQFQSSRRSFLALAAVTPFAVMATSACGTSGPGSASGGGASMWFLSGEPNQTTIQKAVDAFGSSNPDNKIAVTYFQNDAYKTKIKTAIGAGQAPTIVYGWGGGTLKTYAEANQVEDLTSWFEANPDLKNKFFPASFGAATVNGKIYALPNQYVAPVVLFYNKELFEKAGVQPPKTWDDVMSLVKTFNDMGVAPFSLGGQSRWTSMMWLEYLLDRIGGAEVFKAIFEGKPNAWMDPAVIETGTKIQELVSADGFIKGFSSITADSKADQALLFTGKAAMLLQGSWTYGPMKKEGQNFVQDGKLGFVTFPTVAGGKGDPKNGVGNPAQYMSISAKATDKEKETAKKFFKEGIMTDTVIDAYINSGSVPIVNGIEDKLATSPDKDFLNFVYDLAKNAPNFQQSWDQALSPTAAEALLNNIDQLFLKSITPQQFAENMNATLGK; encoded by the coding sequence ATGAAGCAGTTCCAATCATCACGGCGTTCTTTTCTGGCTCTAGCGGCTGTTACGCCATTCGCAGTCATGGCAACCAGTGCCTGCGGTACGTCCGGACCGGGCAGCGCGAGCGGAGGAGGCGCCAGCATGTGGTTCCTCTCCGGCGAGCCGAACCAGACCACCATCCAGAAAGCCGTCGATGCTTTTGGTTCGTCGAACCCCGATAACAAGATCGCTGTGACGTACTTCCAGAACGATGCTTACAAGACGAAGATCAAAACCGCGATCGGCGCCGGCCAGGCCCCCACCATTGTCTATGGATGGGGTGGCGGGACGTTGAAGACCTACGCCGAGGCCAATCAGGTGGAGGACCTGACCAGCTGGTTCGAGGCCAACCCGGATCTGAAAAACAAGTTCTTCCCCGCTTCCTTCGGTGCGGCTACCGTCAACGGCAAGATCTATGCCCTCCCCAACCAGTACGTGGCCCCAGTGGTGCTGTTCTACAACAAGGAGCTCTTTGAGAAGGCGGGGGTGCAGCCACCCAAGACCTGGGACGACGTCATGTCGCTGGTAAAGACCTTCAACGACATGGGCGTAGCCCCATTCTCCTTGGGCGGTCAATCCCGCTGGACCTCCATGATGTGGTTGGAGTACTTGCTGGACCGCATCGGAGGCGCCGAGGTATTCAAGGCGATCTTCGAGGGCAAGCCCAATGCTTGGATGGATCCTGCAGTGATTGAAACGGGTACCAAGATCCAGGAACTGGTGTCCGCCGATGGCTTCATCAAGGGCTTCTCCTCCATCACGGCAGATTCGAAGGCGGATCAGGCGCTGTTGTTCACGGGCAAAGCAGCAATGTTGCTTCAAGGTTCCTGGACGTACGGACCCATGAAGAAGGAAGGCCAGAACTTCGTCCAGGACGGAAAACTGGGCTTCGTCACCTTCCCGACAGTCGCGGGAGGCAAGGGAGATCCTAAGAATGGCGTAGGCAACCCAGCCCAGTACATGTCGATTTCGGCCAAGGCCACCGACAAAGAAAAGGAAACGGCGAAGAAGTTCTTCAAGGAGGGCATCATGACAGACACGGTCATTGACGCCTACATCAACTCCGGTTCGGTCCCGATCGTCAACGGAATTGAAGACAAGCTCGCAACGTCCCCGGACAAGGACTTCCTGAACTTCGTGTACGACCTGGCCAAAAATGCCCCGAACTTCCAGCAGTCATGGGATCAAGCCCTAAGCCCGACTGCGGCGGAGGCCCTGCTTAACAACATCGACCAACTCTTCCTCAAGTCGATCACGCCACAGCAGTTCGCCGAGAACATGAATGCCACCCTGGGCAAATGA
- a CDS encoding substrate-binding domain-containing protein, whose product MERELRPLKLTLAAVAKEVGVSAPTVSKVVNGREDVAEETRARVLAALQRTGYKSPLQRKSLPARQSVEVVFDSLNSAYSVEVLNGVMEHAAVSDMEVILSVTSRQTASPLGPEERAQRIIDEGRSGMIVVTSAFGSAQLEAFQRRRIPIVVVDPLNPPPAEVFSVGASNWAGGKAAATHLLELGHRKIAYIGGPATAECSQARLHGYMAALMAEGIAVDDDYVSAGPFRPENGVRGMKALLALEDPPTAIFAGSDSIALGVLAEARRQDIRIPKDMSLVGFDGTHQAEESVPPLTSVSQPLQEMGRSALRFILRQVHGEDIDSRRVELATHLVVRESTAPPPASKVKPASKAKPASKAQSARGKVG is encoded by the coding sequence ATGGAACGCGAGCTGCGTCCGCTCAAGCTCACACTGGCTGCCGTGGCCAAAGAGGTGGGTGTCTCAGCGCCTACGGTTTCCAAGGTGGTGAACGGCAGGGAGGACGTGGCCGAGGAAACCCGGGCGCGCGTGCTGGCGGCCTTGCAGCGAACCGGATACAAATCGCCGCTCCAACGCAAAAGCCTTCCCGCCCGGCAGTCAGTTGAGGTGGTTTTCGACTCCCTGAACTCGGCCTACTCCGTGGAAGTCCTCAACGGCGTGATGGAGCATGCGGCGGTCTCGGACATGGAGGTCATCCTCTCGGTCACCAGCAGGCAAACAGCGTCACCTTTGGGACCGGAGGAGCGGGCTCAACGCATCATCGACGAAGGACGCAGCGGAATGATCGTGGTCACTTCCGCCTTTGGCTCGGCACAGTTGGAAGCCTTCCAACGACGCCGGATCCCCATCGTGGTGGTGGACCCCCTCAACCCGCCGCCGGCAGAGGTGTTCAGCGTGGGTGCCAGCAACTGGGCCGGCGGCAAGGCCGCAGCGACGCACCTGCTCGAGTTGGGACACCGCAAGATTGCCTACATAGGCGGTCCTGCCACGGCGGAATGCAGCCAGGCGCGGCTCCACGGCTATATGGCCGCACTCATGGCGGAGGGCATCGCTGTGGACGACGACTATGTCTCCGCGGGCCCCTTTCGGCCCGAGAATGGTGTGAGAGGCATGAAGGCCCTGCTGGCACTTGAAGATCCGCCCACGGCAATATTCGCTGGAAGCGACAGCATCGCGTTGGGTGTCCTGGCAGAAGCGCGAAGGCAGGACATCCGGATTCCGAAGGACATGAGCCTGGTCGGTTTCGACGGCACCCATCAGGCGGAAGAATCCGTTCCACCCCTGACCTCCGTCTCACAGCCACTACAGGAAATGGGCCGTTCGGCCCTGCGGTTCATCCTGCGCCAGGTCCATGGCGAAGATATCGATTCCCGAAGGGTGGAGCTGGCTACGCACTTGGTGGTCCGTGAGTCCACGGCGCCGCCGCCCGCATCCAAGGTCAAACCTGCGTCCAAGGCCAAGCCTGCATCTAAGGCCCAGTCCGCCCGCGGCAAAGTCGGATAA
- a CDS encoding lipase maturation factor family protein, protein MEWLAWFDAQDWFDARNYEFARQVLQRGTAALYLVAFLSTMNQFPALLGERGLLPVPSFLEMARRLARPTLFQWRYSDALLRAVCWVGIAVSALLVLGLPQLGPPWLPMVAFLALWFLYMSIVNVGQTFYGFGWEILLLEAGFTVAFLGSDQVPPPTTILILIVWLVFRLEFGAGMIKIRGGREWRDLSAMFYHHETQPMPGPLSRQFHLLPRPLHKVEVVGNHFAQLVVPFFLFAPQPLASIAAGIIIVTQLWLVGSGNFAWLNWMAIVLAFAAVSDPVPHAVLPVIPLEWHPGAETPLWWLVVVLAVTVLLLVLSYRPLLNLFSRQQLMNASFNRWRLVNAYGAFGTVTKQRIEIVVEGTMAEEPDAADDQWLEYGFKGKPGDLRRLPRQWAPYHLRLDWLMWFLPLRTVHEGWFYAFLEKLLEADETTLGLLRHDPFDGERPRWVRARSYLYRFASRAEFRETGERWVRVLLYDAIPPVSLTPRRRRLL, encoded by the coding sequence GTGGAGTGGCTGGCCTGGTTTGATGCGCAGGATTGGTTTGACGCGCGGAACTACGAATTCGCGCGGCAGGTATTGCAACGCGGTACGGCCGCCCTCTATCTGGTTGCGTTCCTCTCCACCATGAACCAGTTTCCGGCCCTTCTTGGCGAGCGTGGCTTGCTTCCCGTACCTTCGTTTCTTGAGATGGCGCGGCGTCTGGCCCGGCCCACTCTCTTTCAGTGGCGTTACTCGGATGCCTTGCTGCGTGCAGTCTGTTGGGTGGGCATCGCGGTGTCCGCCTTGCTGGTGTTGGGCTTGCCGCAGTTGGGACCACCGTGGCTGCCGATGGTGGCGTTCCTCGCCCTCTGGTTCCTGTACATGTCGATCGTCAATGTGGGCCAGACGTTCTATGGCTTTGGCTGGGAGATCCTGCTGCTGGAGGCCGGTTTCACCGTAGCGTTCCTTGGCTCGGACCAGGTTCCGCCGCCCACTACCATCCTGATCCTGATTGTGTGGCTGGTGTTCCGGCTTGAGTTCGGCGCGGGAATGATCAAAATCAGGGGCGGGCGTGAGTGGCGCGACCTTTCGGCGATGTTCTACCACCACGAGACGCAGCCGATGCCCGGACCGCTGAGCCGGCAGTTCCATCTCCTCCCCCGTCCTCTGCACAAGGTGGAAGTGGTGGGAAACCACTTCGCGCAGTTGGTGGTTCCGTTCTTCCTGTTCGCGCCCCAACCGCTGGCCAGTATCGCGGCAGGAATCATCATTGTGACGCAGCTTTGGTTGGTGGGCAGCGGTAATTTTGCCTGGCTGAACTGGATGGCAATCGTTCTCGCCTTCGCTGCAGTGAGTGATCCGGTGCCGCATGCTGTTCTTCCCGTCATTCCGCTCGAGTGGCACCCGGGTGCCGAAACACCGCTGTGGTGGCTCGTCGTCGTACTTGCCGTGACGGTCCTGTTGCTGGTCCTCAGTTACCGGCCGCTCCTGAACCTCTTCTCGCGCCAGCAACTCATGAATGCGAGCTTCAACCGCTGGCGCCTGGTCAATGCCTATGGTGCGTTCGGTACGGTGACGAAGCAGCGGATCGAGATCGTCGTCGAAGGCACCATGGCTGAAGAGCCCGATGCAGCTGACGACCAATGGCTGGAGTACGGCTTCAAAGGCAAACCCGGCGACCTCCGCCGTCTGCCACGGCAATGGGCGCCGTATCACCTCAGGCTGGATTGGCTCATGTGGTTCCTGCCGCTGCGGACCGTCCACGAGGGTTGGTTCTATGCCTTCCTGGAGAAGCTGTTGGAGGCAGACGAGACCACGCTTGGGCTGCTTCGCCATGACCCGTTCGACGGCGAACGGCCGCGTTGGGTACGTGCGCGCAGCTATCTTTACCGTTTCGCCAGCCGTGCGGAGTTCCGTGAGACGGGTGAGCGTTGGGTGCGGGTGCTGCTGTATGACGCCATTCCGCCCGTCTCTCTTACGCCTCGACGGCGGCGGCTTCTTTAG
- a CDS encoding sugar ABC transporter permease translates to MSSTTTHRAAAAPRKIEQTGQQKSALAWLTVPALIFFVVFALAPLVGVLVLSFANWDGIGAIGAAGLENWSSVLSDPGLYNALGLTFLIMIVSWLVQTPISLLLGVFTAGTQRYRAALAVLYFLPLLLSSAAVAIAYKALLDPNFGLAMGLGLPFLAQDWLGVPQLALGLVIFVIAWQFVPFHTLIYQGGVRQIPKSLYEAAQIDGAGIIKQFFHITLPQLKYTIITSSTLMVVGSLTYFDLIFVLTGGGPGNSTRILALDMYLRGFRANLMGPASVIAVILVVIGLVLALFLQRLGGKDKQGSQLEGL, encoded by the coding sequence ATGAGTTCAACAACGACTCACAGGGCTGCCGCTGCACCGCGGAAAATCGAGCAGACCGGGCAGCAAAAATCTGCGCTTGCGTGGCTGACGGTCCCGGCTTTGATCTTCTTCGTGGTGTTCGCGCTTGCGCCGCTGGTAGGTGTCCTGGTTCTGAGCTTCGCCAACTGGGACGGCATCGGCGCCATTGGAGCAGCCGGCCTGGAGAACTGGTCCTCAGTTCTCAGCGACCCCGGACTGTACAACGCCCTGGGCCTGACCTTCCTGATCATGATTGTCTCCTGGCTGGTCCAGACGCCTATCAGCCTTCTGCTGGGAGTCTTCACGGCCGGCACACAGCGTTACAGGGCTGCCTTGGCGGTGTTGTACTTCTTGCCGCTTCTGCTCTCCTCCGCGGCAGTTGCCATCGCGTACAAAGCACTGTTGGACCCTAACTTTGGGCTGGCCATGGGATTGGGTTTGCCTTTCCTGGCCCAGGACTGGCTGGGCGTCCCGCAGTTGGCATTGGGCTTGGTCATCTTTGTGATCGCCTGGCAGTTCGTGCCCTTCCACACACTCATCTACCAAGGTGGTGTCCGGCAAATCCCCAAGTCCCTGTACGAGGCAGCACAGATCGATGGTGCGGGAATCATTAAGCAGTTCTTCCACATCACGCTTCCCCAGCTGAAATACACCATCATCACCTCATCCACCCTGATGGTCGTAGGATCGCTGACGTACTTCGACCTCATCTTCGTCCTGACTGGTGGCGGGCCGGGTAACTCCACCCGCATCCTGGCGCTGGACATGTACTTGCGCGGCTTCCGGGCCAACCTGATGGGCCCGGCAAGTGTCATTGCAGTCATCCTCGTCGTCATCGGCCTTGTCCTTGCCTTGTTCCTCCAGCGCCTTGGAGGCAAGGACAAGCAGGGCAGCCAATTGGAAGGTTTGTAA
- a CDS encoding site-2 protease family protein, whose product MSPVLLFILGVVFVALGVAVSIALHEVGHLVPAKLFKVRVTKYMIGFGPTLWSKKKGETEYGFKALPLGGYVAMIGMYPPNKEDGGVRPSSTGMFQTLASEARSVAHEEVGPGDEGRVFYKLPVWKKIIIMLGGPAMNMLIGLVLLAVLLMGFGVATATTTIADVSKCQVAAGKTVDPDSADCKPTPAAAAGLQPNDTVKTFDGKAVTSWDELTGWIRASAGREVPITVERNGSEVSTTVTPVLSSRPVVGADGRQEQDANGVLKYQEVGFLGIGAQSALVPQPASSVLPMAGENIKQISGVILNLPARVVGVAKAAFSEEPRDPNGPISVVGVGRVAGEVAAMEEVPLQARIGTLVGLLAGLNFALAIFNLVPLLPLDGGHVAGALYEGARRQVARLRGKPDPGAFDIAKLLPATYVVAALLMAMGALLIYADIVKPVNIFG is encoded by the coding sequence ATGAGTCCCGTCCTTCTTTTCATCCTTGGAGTCGTCTTCGTCGCCCTCGGCGTCGCAGTATCCATCGCTTTGCACGAGGTTGGCCACCTGGTCCCCGCGAAGCTCTTTAAAGTGCGCGTGACCAAGTACATGATTGGCTTCGGGCCCACCTTGTGGTCCAAGAAGAAGGGTGAAACGGAGTACGGCTTCAAGGCGCTTCCCTTGGGTGGCTACGTGGCCATGATTGGCATGTATCCGCCCAACAAAGAAGATGGCGGGGTGCGTCCGTCCAGCACGGGCATGTTCCAGACTCTTGCCAGTGAGGCCCGTTCGGTCGCGCATGAAGAAGTGGGCCCGGGGGATGAAGGCAGGGTCTTTTACAAGCTGCCGGTCTGGAAGAAAATCATCATCATGCTCGGCGGACCGGCCATGAACATGCTCATCGGTTTGGTCCTCCTGGCCGTCCTGCTCATGGGTTTTGGCGTTGCCACGGCCACCACCACCATCGCGGACGTCTCAAAATGCCAGGTGGCTGCCGGCAAAACGGTGGACCCGGATTCGGCGGACTGCAAGCCAACACCCGCGGCGGCCGCCGGGCTGCAGCCGAACGACACCGTCAAGACTTTCGACGGCAAAGCCGTCACCAGCTGGGATGAACTCACCGGCTGGATCCGGGCCTCGGCGGGCCGGGAAGTACCCATCACCGTAGAACGCAACGGCTCGGAAGTTTCCACCACCGTTACTCCAGTCTTGTCCTCGCGGCCGGTTGTCGGTGCCGATGGACGCCAGGAGCAGGATGCCAACGGCGTGCTGAAGTACCAGGAGGTTGGCTTCCTGGGAATCGGCGCGCAGAGCGCCTTGGTTCCCCAGCCGGCGTCGTCCGTCCTTCCCATGGCAGGGGAGAATATTAAGCAGATTTCCGGAGTAATACTTAACCTGCCTGCCCGTGTGGTTGGGGTGGCGAAGGCCGCCTTCAGCGAGGAACCCCGTGATCCCAACGGCCCCATCAGTGTGGTTGGCGTCGGTCGGGTGGCCGGGGAAGTTGCTGCCATGGAAGAGGTACCGCTCCAGGCACGCATTGGAACGTTGGTAGGGCTGCTTGCCGGCCTGAACTTCGCGCTGGCCATCTTCAACCTTGTACCCCTGCTGCCCCTCGACGGCGGCCATGTGGCGGGCGCCCTGTATGAGGGGGCCCGGCGCCAGGTGGCAAGGCTGAGGGGAAAGCCGGATCCAGGTGCTTTCGATATCGCAAAGCTGCTTCCCGCTACATATGTGGTGGCAGCGCTGCTGATGGCCATGGGCGCGCTCCTGATTTACGCGGACATCGTCAAGCCGGTGAATATCTTTGGCTGA
- a CDS encoding carbohydrate ABC transporter permease, translating into MSTVLRSDSKTAPATPPGHSIKAKQSLGSRVRRLNIPGGLGGWIWLAIIIVPIYYIVITSLKTSEGYFGQNPLALPAAPTLENYKLVLEANFTTYFMNSVIVTLGSVIPTVLISFMAAFAIVRGRGRYLKFVNGMFLMGLAIPLQATIIPIYLMIIRLNLYDSLLAIMLPSVAFAIPLTVLILSNFIRDVPNELFESMRLDGCSDWQTMWRLALPLTRPAIVTVAIYNGLHVWNGFLLPLVLTQSPGLRVLPLGLWTFQGEFSVNIPAVLASVVLSTLPILVIYVLGRRQLVSGLTAGFSK; encoded by the coding sequence GTGAGCACTGTCCTTCGCAGCGATTCGAAAACCGCTCCAGCCACTCCCCCAGGCCACTCCATCAAGGCCAAACAGAGCCTCGGTTCACGGGTCAGGCGGCTGAACATTCCCGGAGGCCTTGGCGGTTGGATATGGCTGGCCATCATCATTGTGCCGATCTACTACATCGTCATCACCAGCCTGAAGACCTCCGAAGGGTACTTTGGGCAGAATCCGTTGGCCCTCCCGGCGGCGCCTACTTTGGAGAACTACAAGCTGGTTCTCGAGGCCAACTTCACCACGTATTTCATGAACAGCGTGATCGTCACACTCGGCTCCGTGATCCCCACGGTTCTGATCTCCTTCATGGCAGCCTTCGCGATAGTTCGTGGTCGCGGCCGATACCTGAAGTTCGTCAACGGCATGTTCCTCATGGGCTTGGCGATTCCGCTCCAGGCAACCATCATCCCGATCTACTTGATGATCATCCGGCTGAACCTGTATGACAGCCTCCTTGCCATCATGCTTCCCTCCGTTGCATTCGCCATTCCTTTGACGGTGCTGATCCTGTCCAACTTCATCCGCGATGTGCCGAACGAATTGTTCGAGTCAATGCGCCTGGATGGCTGCAGCGATTGGCAAACGATGTGGAGGCTGGCGCTGCCCTTGACCCGCCCGGCGATAGTAACCGTGGCAATTTACAACGGCTTGCATGTCTGGAACGGATTCCTGTTGCCGCTGGTACTCACCCAAAGCCCTGGACTCCGTGTCCTCCCCTTGGGACTGTGGACTTTCCAAGGCGAGTTCAGCGTCAACATCCCCGCTGTGCTTGCCTCCGTCGTCCTGAGCACCCTGCCGATCCTGGTGATTTACGTCCTCGGACGCCGCCAGCTGGTCAGTGGTCTTACCGCAGGCTTCAGCAAGTAG
- a CDS encoding Gfo/Idh/MocA family oxidoreductase — protein sequence MSEPKRLRVGMVGYAFMGAAHSHAWRTAPRFFDLPLIPELTAVAGRNPDGVRAAAAKYGWDSVETDWHRLIERDDIDLIDICTPGNTHAEIAMAALEAGKHVLCEKPLANSVEEAEKMTAVAQAAAERGVLSMCGFSYRRTPALALAKRMMEEGRLGDIRHVRAQYLQDWLSDADAPLTWRLDKSKSGSGSLGDIGAHSIDAAQWITGSTITGVSALLETFVKERPVGGDYVGLGGRGGTDAPKGPVTVDDAALFTARFAGKHDDGAGATIGIFEATRFALGRKNAMRLELNGTKGSLAFDFEDMNSLQVYDSALEPDAGFRKIIVTEPSHPYTGNWWPTGHGLGYEHGFTHQVVDLVNAIGAGEQPTPSFSDALQVQKVLAAVEASAGNASRWQNV from the coding sequence ATGTCAGAACCCAAACGCCTCCGCGTGGGCATGGTGGGCTATGCCTTCATGGGCGCTGCCCACTCGCACGCCTGGCGGACAGCGCCGCGATTCTTCGACCTCCCCCTGATACCCGAACTGACCGCCGTCGCCGGCCGCAACCCGGACGGCGTGCGTGCGGCCGCCGCCAAGTACGGTTGGGATTCGGTGGAAACGGACTGGCACCGACTGATCGAACGCGATGACATTGACCTCATCGATATCTGCACCCCAGGAAACACGCACGCCGAGATCGCTATGGCCGCCTTGGAAGCGGGCAAGCACGTGCTCTGCGAAAAGCCACTGGCCAATTCAGTGGAAGAGGCGGAGAAAATGACAGCGGTTGCCCAGGCGGCAGCCGAGCGCGGCGTACTGTCCATGTGCGGCTTCAGTTACCGGCGCACTCCGGCCTTGGCATTGGCAAAGCGGATGATGGAGGAAGGGCGCCTGGGCGACATCCGCCACGTCCGGGCGCAATACCTGCAGGACTGGCTCAGTGACGCGGATGCGCCGCTGACGTGGCGCCTGGACAAGTCCAAATCCGGCTCCGGTTCACTCGGCGATATCGGCGCCCACAGCATCGACGCCGCACAGTGGATCACAGGCTCCACCATCACCGGCGTTTCGGCGCTGCTGGAGACCTTCGTGAAGGAACGCCCTGTGGGTGGAGATTACGTGGGCCTCGGAGGTCGCGGCGGGACGGACGCCCCCAAGGGGCCGGTCACGGTGGACGACGCCGCGCTGTTCACCGCCCGGTTTGCCGGAAAGCACGACGACGGTGCTGGCGCCACCATCGGCATCTTCGAAGCAACTCGTTTTGCCTTGGGCCGCAAGAATGCCATGCGCCTGGAGCTCAACGGGACCAAGGGCTCGCTGGCTTTCGACTTCGAGGACATGAACTCGCTTCAGGTCTACGATTCGGCGCTGGAACCTGACGCCGGATTCCGCAAGATCATTGTCACCGAACCGTCCCACCCCTACACGGGCAATTGGTGGCCCACCGGGCACGGCCTTGGTTACGAGCACGGATTCACCCACCAGGTGGTGGACCTGGTGAATGCCATCGGCGCCGGGGAGCAGCCCACGCCGTCGTTCTCTGATGCCTTGCAGGTTCAAAAGGTGCTGGCCGCGGTTGAGGCGAGCGCGGGCAACGCGAGCCGCTGGCAGAACGTCTGA
- the dxr gene encoding 1-deoxy-D-xylulose-5-phosphate reductoisomerase yields MQPRKIVILGSTGSIGTQAIDVVDGAPHLFEVVALSAGGGNLELLAQQAVHTRAQAVGIAYGDPEALQNLIDAAAARSGLRSFAPEIFVGPDASTRIAEVECDVVLNGITGSIGLAPTLAALASGATLALANKESLIVGGALVKAAAAPGQIVPVDSEHSAIAQCLRSGTDQEVEKLILTASGGPFRGRSRAQLHDVTPAEALAHPTWDMGLMVTTNSASLVNKGLEVIEAHLLFDVPLDRIDVVVHPQSVVHSMVQFVDGSIIAQASPPDMRLPIALGLGWPGRVPRAAQPCDWTQATSWTFEPLDSVAFPAVELAKEAAKQGSTYPAVFNATNEEAVEAFHAGRIRFTDIVDTVESVLSEHSGSSELTVESVLDAESWARTRTHDRLANSAV; encoded by the coding sequence ATGCAGCCGCGCAAGATCGTCATCCTCGGGTCCACGGGTTCCATCGGCACACAGGCGATTGACGTCGTCGACGGCGCCCCGCACCTTTTCGAAGTGGTGGCACTGAGCGCCGGCGGCGGAAACCTCGAACTGCTCGCCCAGCAGGCTGTCCACACGCGGGCGCAGGCTGTAGGCATTGCCTACGGCGATCCGGAAGCACTACAGAACTTGATTGACGCCGCGGCAGCCCGAAGCGGCTTGCGTAGCTTTGCTCCGGAAATTTTCGTTGGTCCGGACGCGTCCACCCGTATCGCGGAAGTCGAATGCGACGTCGTTCTCAACGGCATCACCGGCTCCATTGGACTGGCGCCCACCCTGGCCGCGCTCGCATCCGGTGCCACCTTGGCGCTCGCCAACAAGGAGTCGCTGATTGTCGGTGGTGCCCTGGTGAAAGCGGCCGCAGCCCCTGGCCAGATCGTGCCTGTTGATTCCGAACATTCAGCCATCGCCCAGTGCCTGCGTTCGGGTACTGATCAGGAGGTGGAGAAATTGATTCTCACGGCCTCCGGCGGTCCTTTCCGCGGCCGCAGCCGTGCGCAGCTTCACGATGTCACACCCGCCGAGGCTCTGGCGCATCCCACCTGGGATATGGGCCTCATGGTCACCACCAACTCGGCGAGCCTCGTTAACAAGGGCCTGGAAGTGATCGAGGCACATCTGCTGTTCGATGTACCCCTGGACAGGATCGACGTCGTGGTCCATCCACAGTCGGTGGTCCACTCCATGGTTCAGTTCGTGGATGGGTCCATCATCGCCCAGGCGTCGCCGCCTGACATGCGGCTTCCCATTGCCTTGGGACTGGGTTGGCCTGGGAGGGTTCCAAGGGCTGCCCAACCATGTGACTGGACCCAAGCCACAAGTTGGACATTCGAACCACTGGACTCGGTTGCGTTTCCGGCAGTGGAGCTCGCCAAGGAGGCCGCGAAGCAGGGCAGCACCTACCCTGCCGTCTTCAACGCGACCAACGAGGAAGCCGTGGAGGCTTTCCACGCGGGCCGCATCCGCTTTACGGACATCGTTGACACGGTGGAGTCCGTCCTCAGCGAACATTCAGGTTCTTCGGAGCTTACGGTGGAGTCCGTGCTGGATGCTGAGAGTTGGGCACGCACGCGCACCCATGATCGTTTAGCCAACAGCGCCGTATAA
- a CDS encoding YciI family protein translates to MTVFAVEYVYVAESGALRDEARPSHRAWLGNLAEDGTLLASGPYGDGAGALLIFKSADEAELNDLLKQDPFAEAGVIAGIRTTEWDPIIGVLAAHAS, encoded by the coding sequence ATGACTGTTTTCGCTGTTGAGTATGTATACGTCGCCGAATCCGGCGCCCTCCGCGACGAAGCCCGCCCGTCGCACCGCGCCTGGCTGGGCAACCTCGCAGAGGACGGCACGCTGCTTGCGAGCGGACCCTACGGTGATGGTGCCGGCGCACTGCTCATCTTCAAATCAGCAGATGAAGCCGAACTCAATGACCTCCTGAAGCAGGATCCGTTCGCCGAAGCCGGCGTCATAGCCGGCATCCGCACCACGGAATGGGACCCCATTATCGGCGTCCTGGCTGCCCACGCATCCTAG